Proteins encoded together in one Orcinus orca chromosome 13, mOrcOrc1.1, whole genome shotgun sequence window:
- the LOC105748874 gene encoding interleukin-37-like, with product MFMDTVFSGPKVKSVTFQKYNIRDLNQQVLVLEGEVLRVVPDKSIRTGGDSQPCFTQQKCPETFYVSTSHLRKATTEKKHHMFLEQSCLIFPEAAWLPKKFCLVFQKKNIKELNSLTDEERLPFTFLKEQVGSYFTLESAVNHGYFIYTSNTPRQPVGVTKDLGKEKQQLNFNFKRLMWNSIHYKTEYTN from the exons ATGTTTATGGA TACTGTTTTTTCAGGTCCCAAAGTCAAATCCGTAACCTTTCAGAAGTATAATATTCGAGACCTGAACCAGCAAGTTCTGGTCCTGGAAGGCGAGGTCCTCAGAGTGGTCCCAGACAAAAGCATCAGAACCGGAGGTGACTCTCAGCCTTGCTTTACTCAGCAGAAGTG TCCAGAGACCTTTTATGTATCAACTTCACACTTAAGAAAAGCTACTACTGAGAAAAAACATCATATGTTTTTGGAACAAAGTTGCCTGATCTTTCCGGAAGCAGCCTGGCTACCTAAGAAATTCTGCCTCGTatttcagaaaaagaacattaaagaGCTGAATTCACTGACGGACGAGGAACGTCTGCCCTTCACCTTCCTCAAGGAACAGGTGGGTTCCTATTTCACTCTGGAGTCAGCTGTGAATCACGGATACTTTATCTACACCTCCAACACACCCAGACAACCTGTGGGAGTGACCAAAGAtctagggaaagaaaaacaacaactcaATTTCAATTTCAAAAGACTAATGTGGAACTCAATACATTACAAGACTGAATATACAAACTGA